A portion of the Lathamus discolor isolate bLatDis1 chromosome 5, bLatDis1.hap1, whole genome shotgun sequence genome contains these proteins:
- the LOC136014644 gene encoding cullin-9-like isoform X2, whose amino-acid sequence MVNERHNGNLLVPLGHKLQAYPEELLRQRRGHDGQPEYLIRWSIVSLEERAAGGSSTSSAETKLENVSMWMSAEEVCASCLALLDQRKLEGQRVTGEKAASPSAADVLGDEASLLEMKADVRSLVQRAGRQMAESRAPASSILNIIHVLSAYASIGSLVGAFKETGALDLLMQMLCHKDKQIRHSAGKMLRALASHDAGSRAYVLLSLSQQDGIEQHMDFDSRYTLLELFADTISSEEHCMSFEGIHLPQIPGKLLLVLVKRYLCVTSLVDKLSGDVEQGGEQQAGAVPSPLTEEKSRVRQEFEFSMAMANLISELVHVMGWGHRHKAELPPQQEPQPRAARSIFQHRAAPCSAAQAAPAPAPKEPVVFKTRSAFPSRSSYVEYVQARLVRGMRVRMLEDYEQVSAGDEGDFRQSNDGTPPVQVYWQALGCTYWVHWHMVEIIGSSGQEERGGQEKASTLTHNCRLAAVAQPFFCKPSGGLYSLPYLGERSTKAAEALSRAEWWELLFFVKKLEAQEQQEVMCIIQQEQGEQLPQGDEEALVQLSVPVELAQKVLQVLEERCQGRAQSDLRGSHVYAKYSLSRAAEQEGARSTAVSSEGAGCRSPEATTVAEAAKEELPAGAGPPRAPAVVEKSDSELFSELLEKEGLLLPEVTEEQSKALGSSEGVSERGSLAEIAAAVDVIQSSSSELGLRLTGLKHITKILEEEPEQQGSKAQSGLGTRSVGEKLVKAAVELLATEAAEKAVAVVTLRLLALLMAKYDWRVTFAMEGGVRAVLSCMQQHASSALVQQAGLAALKVLVGAVAGEAGGAAGQPSPLKQEDTQLIREIFASIGSASGKGSANLLSAVPAALSAMRRVPGGSSGVRNGLLVVSVLMDGHRALAEQLASCDLPAVLQSCWRDGQSPGCPHAALALGAINRLAEHGLPHGPQSAGGEAPLDPGDVRRLLSGLGDGVLSRDVLAALERQLCGQGPVPSAEAARLLRDQSCFRALLRSFELLGAEKAVSLSVLRILNKMLDGSQEDVLPWHECVEPCVSSLSAHSSDREVLQEVVGFLHRLGTASKDCAVVMCCVGTHEALAKALNKHSTAPPLAPALLALVTDCEKHAGISKKLMSSILAGCIQLVLGQIEEHRRSHRPISIPLFDVFLHNLCRGSSVEVKEEKCWEKVEVSSNPHRASKLTDRNPKTYWQSNSSTGSHFITVHMQCGVVVREMSMLVASEDSSYMPARVVVLGGDSPATIRTELNAVTILPSDSRVILLENMSRFWPVIQIRVKRCQQGGIDTRVRGIEVLGPKPTFWPVFKEKLCQRALLSCTARAHAWCQEICWDRGRLLQLFGRLNRALRHEQGFAERFLPEEEAARALGRTCWEALVTPLVQSITSPDPDGVSALAWLLSEYLESVEPPRRATSPAAAFGSRVRRLTQLLVHVDPGGREPEEARGGKQGKNKEEPARPAKEMAEKSGSLWGISQCWRGVVQQQVQRFLEAAGQAPDLVERYCGLYQRLRGATEELFGQQAAFALALGQGFAGALLQLSFLTALHVSERFARYLDRQIQELRGAAGSTRPLQHILEPFVVFSGLELAHTFEHFYRHYLGDRLLVQGPSWLEGAIVEQIGLCFPSRFPQAMLSNLAESEELQRQFRLYQLQEQDRQLLELDQGLDEAPGPASVADAPEVTVLALSPRCWPVSPLCHMDQPQRLFSAALSSPLDEFANFCRRSQSLLGWECTKPRRLQWTWLGHAELQFGDCILHVSTLQMYILLCFNSAEEVAVEALLQVTGLPADLVHHALAPLTHGEGVLVWGCPAGAPGTLRLNQAALAHASGRHLRLLPQQRYLRVETAEVSALERKRNILCCLITRILKVEKQLHIDNLVFRVIDACQKGELGPGLQFLSFCCHSVDVLSCVLHLLNQGYLRRQEERPHVLEYISAEPTTPPGGQAQMVFQSRPLKTSPDEDSLEHLHWLKPGIGSSEEFLMAMLQVPRGHTLSPEEAKLLMNQTVQQVQDALSIPEDVARHLLMHCRWNVDFLIQRYVENRETLLISSGLQVQDAQPPPSPGTHCPVCVSQLCPTEKPPTLCCMHYCCKPCWSEYLTTRIEQNMVVNCTCPISDCHAQPTAAFICSIVSSEEIIAKYEKALLRGYVECCSNLTWCTNPQGCDQILLKDGFGYGAACSKCSWISCFNCNFPEAHYPASCSHMSQWVDDDGYYEGMTSEAQSKHLAKLISKHCPSCQAQIEKNEGCLHMTCAKCNHGFCWRCLKPWKPTHKDYYNCSAMVSKAAWQEKRFQDYNERCTFHHHAREFAMNLRNSIFSIRGMPKIRTLTFVLDACKVLEQARKVLAYSCVYSYYNQDTESMDIVKEQTESLELHTNALQILLEETLLRYQDLASSLQLLKAEHFKAGLELVHQIKERLFAILWHSTQDFHVGLQTSSDPGQRKVKLSNVPTSAPACVGPKCTILCDDSNKGEGDKEVEYEEYEDEEDYDDDDDLDEDNFLFGDESDNLDCDSYFDDDAYD is encoded by the exons ATGGTGAATGAGAGGCATAATGGCAACCTGCTGGTGCCCCTGGGACACAAACTGCAGGCCTACCCGGAGGAGCTGCTGCGGCAGCGGCGAGGCCACGATGGGCAGCCCGAGTACCTGATCCGGTGGAGCATcgtcagcctggaggagagagcAGCGGGCggcagcagcacctcctctgCGGAGACGAAGCTGGAGAACGTCTCCATGTGGATGTCTGCGGAAGAGGTCTGTGCCAGCTGCCTGGCGCTGCTGGACCAGAGGAAGCTGGAAGGGCAGCGTGTGACAGGGGAGAAGGCAGCCAGCCCGTCCGCTGCGGACGTCCTGGGGGATGAAGCCTCGCTGCTGGAGATGAAGGCTGATGTCAGGAGCCTGGTGCAGCGAGCGGGCCGGCAGATGGCCGAGTCCCGGGCCCCCGCGTCCTCCATCCTCAACATCATCCACGTGCTGAGCGCGTACGCCAGCATCGGCTCGCTGGTGGGTGCCTTCAAGGAGACGGGAGCCCTCGACTTGCTGATGCAGATGCTGTGCCACAAGGACAAGCAAATCCGCCACAGTGCTGGCAAGATGCTGAGGGCCCTGGCTTCGCATGATGCAG GAAGTCGGGCCTATGTCCTGCTGTCTCTGAGCCAGCAGGATGGCATTGAGCAGCACATGGACTTTGACAGTCGCTACACCTTGCTGGAGCTGTTTGCTGACACAATATCCTCTGAGGAGCACTGCATGTCCTTTGAGGGGATTCACCTTCCCCAG ATCCCTGGGAAGCTGCTGTTGGTGCTGGTGAAGCGCTACCTGTGCGTCACTTCTCTCGTGGACAAGCTCAGCGGTGAtgtggagcagggaggggagcagCAGGCCGGCGCTGTGCCCAGCCCACTCACTGAGGAGAAGAGCCGTGTGCGGCAGGAGTTTGAGTTCAGCATGGCCATGGCAAACCTCATCTCGGAGCTGGTGCACGTGATGGGCTGGGGCCACCGCCACAAGGCAGAGCTGCCGCCGCAGCAGGAGCCGCAGCCTCGCGCCGCGCGCTCCATCTTCCAGCACAGGGCCGCCCCGTGCAGCGCTGCTCAAGCAGCCCCCGCTCCCGCACCCAAGGAGCCCGTCGTCTTCAAGACGCGCTCGGCCTTCCCGAGCCGCAGCAGCTACGTGGAGTACGTGCAGGCGCGGCTGGTGCGGGGCATGCGGGTGCGCATGCTGGAGGACTATGAGCAGGTCAGCGCGGGCGACGAGGGCGACTTCCGGCAGAGCAACGACGGCACGCCGCCCGTGCAG GTGTACTGGCAAGCCCTGGGCTGTACGTACTGGGTTCACTGGCACATGGTGGAGATCATTGGCTCTTCAGGGCAAGAAGAGCGTGGGGGCCAGGAGAAGGCGTCCACCCTGACGCACAACTGCAGGCTGGCGGCAG TTGCGCAGCCGTTTTTCTGCAAGCCCTCTGGGGGGCTGTACTCCCTGCCTTACCTGGGGGAGCGGTCGACCAAGGCTGCAGAGGCCCTGAGCCGTGCCGAgtggtgggagctgctgtttTTTGTGAAGAAGCTGGAGGCGCAGGAGCAGCAAGAGGTCATGTGCATCatccagcaggagcagggggagcag CTGCCGCAGGGGGATGAAGAAGCCCTGGTCCAGCTGTCGGTACCTGTGGAGCTGGCCCAGAAGGTGCTGCAGGTCTTGGAGGAGCGTTGCCAGGGCAGGGCTCAGAGCGACCTGCGCGGCTCCCACGTCTACGCCAAGTACTCCCTCAGCAGGGCGGCTGAGCAGGAAGGCGCCCGGAGCACCGCGGTGTCCTCGGAGGGTGCCGGCTGCAGGAGCCCTGAAGCCACCACAGTGGCCGAGGCAGCGAAGGAAGAGCTGCCCGCAGGTGCAGGGCCGCCCCGAGCCCCCGCTGTGGTGGAGAAGTCGGATTCTGAGCTGTTCAGCGAGCTCCTGGAGAAGGAAGGGCTGTTGCTGCCAGAGGTGACGGAGGAGCAGAGCAAAG CGTTGGGCAGCTCCGAGGGGGTGAGCGAGAGGGGCTCCCTGGCCGAGATCGCAGCCGCGGTGGATGTgatccagagcagcagctccgaGCTGGGGCTGCGCTTAACGGGGCTCAAGCACATTACGAAGATCCTGGAGGAGGAGCCCGAGCAGCAAGGCAGCAAAGCCCAGAGCGGGCTGGGGACCAGGAGCGTTGG GGAGAAGCTGGTGAAGGCGGCAGTGGAGCTGCTGGCCACGGAGGCGGCAGAGAAGGCCGTGGCGGTGGTGACGCTgcggctgctggccctgctcaTGGCCAAGTACGACTGGCGCGTGACGTTCGCCATGGAGGGCGGTGTGCGGGCCGTGCTGTCCTGCATGCAGCAGCACGCCTCCTCCGCCCTGGTGCAGCAGGCTGGCCTGGCA gCCCTGAAGGTGCTGGTGGGAGCTGTGGCCGGCGAGGCAGGAGGTGCCGCCGGGCAGCCCTCGCCCCTGAAGCAGGAGGACACGCAGCTGATTCGGGAGATCTTCGCCAGCATCGGCTCTGCCTCCGGCAAGGGCTCCGCGAACCTGCTGAGCGCCGTCCCCGCCGCCCTGAGCGCCATGCGCAGGGTCCCCGG gggCTCCTCGGGCGTGCGGAACGGCTTGCTGGTGGTGAGCGTGCTCATGGACGGGCACCGGGCCCTGGCGGAGCAGCTGGCGAGCTGCGACCTCCCCGccgtgctgcagagctgctggagggacGGGCAGAGCCCCGGCTGCCCTCACGCCGCGCTGGCCCTCGGCGCCATCAACCGCCTCGCGGAGCACGGGCTGCCCCACGGCCCGCAGAGCGCAG GCGGAGAGGCCCCGCTGGACCCGGGGGACGTGCGGAGGCTCCTGAGCGGCCTGGGGGACGGCGTCTTGTCCAGGGACGTGCTGGCGGCCCTGGAGCGGCAGCTCTGTGGCCAGGGCCCTGTCCCCTCTGCCGAGGCGGCGCGGCTGCTGCGGGACCAGAGCTGCTTCCGGGCGCTGCTGCGCAGCTTCGAGCTGCTGGGGGCAGAGAAGGCCGTGAGCCTGAGCGTCCTCCG GATCCTGAACAAGATGCTGGACGGGTCCCAGGAGGATGTGCTGCCCTGGCACGAGTGCGTGGAACCCTGTGTGTCTTCCCTGAGCGCCCACAGCAGCGACCGGGAG GTGCTGCAGGAGGTCGTTGGCTTCCTGCACCGCCTGGGCACTGCCAGCAAGGACTGCGCGGTGGTGATGTGCTGCGTGGGCACCCACGAGGCTCTGGCCAAAGCCCTGAACAAGCACAGCACGGCCCCGCCGCTGGCGCCAGCCCTGCTCGCCCTGGTGACCGACTGCGAGAAGCACGCCGGCATCTCCAAGAAGCTGATGAGCAGCATCTTGGCCGGCTGCATCCAG ctggtgctggggcagaTTGAGGAGCACCGCCGGAGCCACCGGCCCATCAGCATCCCCTTGTTTGATGTCTTTCTGCACAACCTGTGCCGAG GCTCCAGCGTGGAAGTAAAGGAGGAGAAGTGCTGGGAGAAGGtggaggtctcttccaacccccACAGGGCCAGCAAGCTCACGGACAGGAACCCCAAGACATATTGGCAGTCGAACTCCAGCACGGGTTCCCACTTCATCACCGTGCACATGCAGTGCGGTGTGGTGGTCag ggagatGAGCATGCTGGTGGCCAGCGAGGACTCCAGCTACATGCCGGCCCGTGTCGTGGTGCTGGGGGGAGACAGCCCTGCCACCATCAGAACTGAGCTCAATGCA GTGACCATCCTGCCGTCAGACAGCCGAGTGATCCTGCTGGAGAACATGAGCCGCTTCTGGCCCGTCATCCAGATCCGGGTGAAGCGGTGCCAGCAG GGCGGCATTGACACCCGTGTGCGTGGCATCGAGGTGCTGGGTCCCAAGCCCACTTTCTGGCCCGTCTTCAAGGAGAAGCTGTGCCAGCGGGCGCTCCTCTCCTGCACTGCTCGGGCTCATGCCTGGTGCCAGGAGATCTGCTGGGACCGGGGGCgactgctgcagctctttggCAG GCTGAACCGGGCGCTGCGGCACGAGCAGGGCTTCGCCGAGCGCTTCCTCCCCGAGGAGGAGGCGGCGCGGGCCTTGGGCAGGACGTGCTGGGAGGCCCTGGTGACCCCGTTGGTGCAGAGCATCACCAGCCCAG ACCCCGACGGCGTCAGCGCCCTGGCCTGGCTGCTGAGCGAGTACCTGGAGAGCGTGGAGCCGCCGCGCCGCGCCAcgagccctgctgctgcctttggttCCCGAGTGCGGCGCCTGACCCAGCTCCTGGTGCACGTGGACCCCGGCGGCCGGGAGCCGGAGGAGGCGCGAG GTGGGAAGCAGGGGAAGAACAAGGAGGAGCCGGCCAGGCCTGCGAAGGAGATGGCGGAGAAGTCAGGCAGCCTGTGGGGCATCTCGCAGTGCTGGCGTGGCGTGGTGCAGCAGCAG GTGCAGCGGTTCCTGGAGGCAGCCGGGCAGGCCCCAGACCTCGTGGAGCGATACTGCGGGCTGTACCAGCGCCTGCGCGGTGCCACGGAGGAGCTCTTTGGGCAGCAGGCTGCCTTTGCGCTGGCGCTGGGCCAGGGCTTCGCgggggctctgctgcagctctccttCCTCACCGCCCTGCAC GTGAGCGAGCGGTTTGCCCGCTACCTGGACAGGCAGATCCAGGAGCTGCGCGGGGCTGCGGGCAGCACGCGGCCGCTGCAGCACATCCTGGAGCCCTTTGTTGTCTTCAGTGGCCTGGAGCTCGCCCACACCTTCGAGCACTTCTACCG GCACTACCTGGGTGACCGGCTCCTGGTGCAAGGGCCGTCGTGGCTGGAAGGAGCCATCGTGGAGCAGATTGGGCTGTGCTTCCCCAGCCGCTTCCCCCAAGCCATGCTGAGCAACCTGGCCGAGTCGGAGGAGCTCCAGCGGCAGTTTCGCCTCtaccagctgcaggagcaggacaggcagctgctggagctggaccAGGGCCTGGACGAG GCACCGGGGCCGGCCTCGGTGGCGGATGCGCCGGAGGTGACGGTGCTGGCCCTGTCCCCGCGCTGCTGGCCCGTGTCGCCGCTCTGCCACATGGACCAGCCCCAGAGGTTGTTCTCCGCGGCGCTGAGCTCTCCCCTGGACGAGTTCGCCAACTTCTGCAGGCGCA GCCAGAGCCTGCTGGGCTGGGAGTGCACGAAGCCCCGGCGGTTGCAGTGGACGTGGCTGGGCCACGCTGAGCTGCAGTTTGGAGACTGCATCCTCCACGTGTCCACGCTGCAGATGTACATCCTGCTGTGCTTCAACAGCGCTGAG GAGGTGGCTGTGGAGGCCCTGCTGCAGGTCACAGGGCTCCCTGCTGACCTGGTGCACCACGCACTGGCACCGCTGACCCATGGCGAGGGCGTCCTGGTGTGGGGCTGCCCGGCGGGAG CTCCAGGCACGCTGCGGCTGAACCAGGCAGCCCTGGCCCATGCCTCTGGCCGCCACCTGaggctgctgccccagcagaggTACTTGAGGGTGGAGACGGCTGAGGTCAGCGCcctggagaggaagaggaacaTCCTGTGCTGCCTCATCACCCGCATCCTCAAGGTGGAGAAGCAGCTCCACATTGACAACCTGGTGTTCAGG GTGATTGATGCCTGTCAGAAGGGTGAGCTGGGGCCAGGGCTGCAGTTCCTGAGCTTCTGCTGCCACAGCGTGGATGTGCTGTCCTGTGTCCTGCACCTGCTGAACCAGGGATACCTGCGGCGCCAGGAGGAGAGGCCTCATGTCTTGGAATACATCTCTGCTGAACCCACAACCCCTCCTGGGGGCCAGGCACAGATGGTTTTCCAGAGCAGGCCACTGAAGACATCTCCAGATGAGGACAGCTTAGAGCACCTGCACTG GTTGAAGCCTGGCATTGGCAGTTCGGAGGAGTTTCTCATGGCAATGCTGCAGGTGCCAAGGGGGCACACACTTAGTCCAGAGGAAGCGAAGCTGCTCATGAACCAGACAGTACAACAGGTCCAGGATGCTCTGAGCATCCCAGAAGATGTTGCTCGGCACCTCCTCATGCACTGCAGGTGGAATGTGGATTTCCTTATCCAGCGTTACGTGGAGAACCGCGAGACCCTGCTtatctcctcagggctgcaagTGCAGGATGCTCAGCCCCCTCCAAGCCCAGGGACCCACTGTCCAGTCTGTGTGAGCCAGCTGTGTCCCACTGAAAAGCCACCAACCCTCTGCTGCATGCACTACTGTTGCAAG CCCTGTTGGAGTGAGTATCTCACGACTCGCATTGAGCAGAATATGGTTGTCAACTGTACCTGTCCCATATCCGATTGCCATGCACAGCCAACTGCAGCTTTCATTTGCTCCATCGTTTCCTCAGAGGAGATTATAGCCAAG TATGAAAAAGCCCTCCTCAGAGGTTACGTTGAGTGTTGCTCCAACCTGACATGGTGCACCAACCCTCAGGGCTGTGATCAGATCCTACTTAAGGATGGGTTTGGCTATGGGGCAGCATGTTCCAAGTGCTCATGGATATCCTGCTTCAACTGCAACTTCCCAGAG GCCCATTATCCTGCAAGCTGCAGCCACATGTCTCAGTGGGTGGATGATGATGGCTACTATGAGGGAATGACAAGTGAAGCCCAAAGCAAACATCTGGCTAAGCTCATTTCAAAGCACTGCCCAAGCTGCCAGGCTCAGATAGAGAAAAATGAAGGCTGCCTGCA TATGACGTGTGCAAAGTGTAATCATGGCTTTTGTTGGCGTTGCCTCAAGCCCTGGAAGCCGACTCATAAGGATTATTACAACTGCTCTGCTATG GTGAGTAAAGCAGCTTGGCAGGAGAAGCGTTTTCAGGATTACAATGAGAGATGCACTTTTCATCACCATGCAAGG GAATTTGCCATGAATCTGAGGAACAGCATTTTTTCTATCAGAGGGATGCCAAAAATTAGGACTTTGACCTTTGTTCTTGATGCCTGCAAAGTGCTAGAACAGGCACGGAAG GTGCTGGCCTACTCCTGTGTGTACAGCTACTACAACCAGGACACTGAGAGCATGGATATTGTGAAAGAGCAGACTGAGAGCCTAGAGCTGCACACTAATGCTCTGCAGATCCTTCTGG AGGAAACCTTGCTGCGGTACCAGGACCTGGCCTCTTCTCTTCAGCTCCTGAAAGCAGAGCATTTCAAGGCTGGTTTGGAGCTGGTACACCAGATCAAGGAGCGACTCTTTGCAATTCTCTGGCATTCCACACAG GATTTCCATGTTGGGCTCCAGACTTCATCAGATCCTGGTCAGAGAAAGGTGAAACTCTCAAATGTGCCTACTTCAGCCCCTGCCTGTGTAGG GCCAAAATGTACCATCTTGTGTGATGATTCCAACAAAGGTGAAGGTGACAAAGAGGTTGAATACGAGGAGTATGAAGATGAGGAAGACTATGATGACGATGATGACCTTGATGAAGACAACTTTCTGTTTGGTGATGAATCGGATAACCTTGATTGTGACTCCTATTTTGATGATGATGCCTATGACTAG